CTTGCTCGTCACCGCCAGCTTCCATCAGTAGTGCGAGCGCTTCGAAGCTCTCGAAGGTGTACAGGATGCCGCGCACGGACGGGGGAGCCTAGCGCGCGGGGCCCAGGCTTACCAGTTAGCGGAATCCATCGTTTTTAGGGGACTTTTGCCGTTACGGCGGGCAGCGACGGGTGGCCCAGAGCGTGCACGCGAGGGTCAACAGCATGAGCGCGACGCTCGAGCTCCACTGCGGCAGGTGCATCACCGGCGTGGCACCGAGCAGATTTCGAACGTGCCCGCGGGGAAACGGCAACGCGACGGCGGTGGCGCTCGCGCCGAGCACCCAGTCGAGGATCAACGCCCACAGTCGTCCGCTTCCGCGCTCGCCGAAGGTAGACGCCGCCAAGAACCACGCGCCGTAAGCGATGCCGGCGAGGGCACCGATCCACGCGCTGGTCAGCAAGTCCGACACCAGCTTGGGATCCGCCGGCAGCCGGGTGATAAGCACCGCGAGGGCGGCAAGCACGAGGCCCACGACGGCGCTCAGAGGCAGAACGACGGCGAACAGCCCGAGCACGGTGGCGCGGCGGCTGGCGCCGTGGCGCGCGGCGGCGAGGACGGCGTCGTCCAGCCGTGCGCTGCCAACGGCGCGGGTCACGAGGCCGTAGCTCGACAGCGGCAACACCACGCCCAGGGCGATGCCGGCCAGCGAGCGGTCCGCCGCCAGCTCGATGGCGATGCGTCGCTCCAGCAGTGCGACGACGATGACGGCGACGACGGCGCTGGCTGCGGCCGCGATACTCGAGCGTCGCGCGACGCGGCGCCACGCGAGTTCGGCTCCAAATGCCGTGGCGCTCACGCCGCGCCGCCTTCCGCTTTGGGAGCGCGCGCGGCGCGGTAGGCGTTTTCGTAGGCGGCGCGCCACAGCGCGGCGGTGGCGGCGCGGGCGTCGTCTACGCTCGGGAGCACGGGCTCGATGGCGTCGATCACCGCGCCGGAGCTTTGTGCCGCGCGAAGCACGGCGAGGGCGAGGGCGTCGGCGTCGGGGCCGCTCGCCCGCAGCTGTCCGGGATGCGCGTGCTCGTCCAGCTCGACGCCGGCCACGGCGTCCTCGTTGGACAGGGCGGCCGCGAGCGGTCGCGGCGATTCGGTGCGGAGGGCCAGGGTGAGGCCCGCGCCGGGCGCGAGCTCCGCCGCCAGGGGCAATCCGGGACGCCGCACGAAGCGACCGCGATCGAGGAGCACCACGCCGCCGCCGAGCTCCGCGGCGTCCCGCGGGCTCGCCGTGGCGCACAGCACGACCGCGCCGCGGGCGGCCGCGCTGGCGATGGCCTCGACGACCGTGCGCCGCGGGATGATCGCGACGTTCGCCAAGGGCTCGTGCAGTGCGAGGGCGAGAGGCTGGGCGTGGCTCAGCGCCAGCGCCAGGGCCACGGCGCGGCGTTCCCCAGCGGAGAGCCGCGCGGGACGGCGCGCCGCCATCGTCTGTAGCCCGAAGGCCGCGAGCACGCCGTCCGCATTCTGCGCGTCACCCCGCAGTGCAAGGGCGGCGGCCACGTGCCGCGCCACCGTGGCGTCCTCGACGGCGGGCTCTTCCGCGAGCAGCGCGCCCACGCGCCGGCGCAGTCCCGGCGTGCGTAAGGGATCCTCGCCGTTCAGGGTGAGCGTGCCGCGCTTTTTCCGCGCCGTACCAGCAACCAGCGAAACCAGAGCGGCGGTGCCGTCGCTGGGCGAGCCGAGGACCACGTGCACGCCGGCTTCCAACGCCACGCTGGCGCCGACGAGCTCCGCGGCGAAGATCTTGTCGAGGGACAGCGTGGTCACGCCGCGCCTCCGAGGCGAGCGAGCTGATCGAGCAGCAAGCCGAACAGCGCGGGCACGCTGGGCACGTGCGGCCACAGCACCCTGAGCAGGTGAGGAACGACGATCAGGAAGGCGAGCGTGGAACGCGTGTGGCGTGGACTGAGCGCCCGCGCGAGCTCGACCAGCAGGCTGATGACGACGGCGAGGAGAACGACGTAGCCCGTGACACCGACCACCAGCAGCACTCGCGGCAGCAGCAAGCGGAAGGAGCCACTTGCGGCCAGGGCCAGCAGGGCGACGACGAGGGCCGGGAGGCCGACGACGCGGAGCACGCGGCGGACGGTGGCGATGGCCCGCGCCATGGCCAGATCCCGAAGCGAGAAGCCGCGTTGGGCGGCGAGGGCGCGCACGGCGTGATCCTCGGGCTTCCGTCCAGGACCGGCGGCTGCCAGGGCGACACCGCCACCGCCCAGCCAAGACAGCCAGAACAGCGCATTTTGGACGACGACGTCGGCGGAGCTACCGGAGCCGACCAGGGCGACCGCCAACACCAGACCGGCGTAGGTGAGGCCCAGCAGCACGGCCACCGCGCGCGCCGCTTGGGCGGCAAAGTGGCCGCGCAGGCCTCGATCGAGCAGGCGAACGAGGGCCGAGCGACGGATCCTCCTCGAGGGACGGGGCGCGGGCGCTGGCGAGAGCGCGGCACTGGGACTGGCGCTGGTCACGCGGGGGGCAGCATAGCTCCGAGCGCGCCGAATCGGGACACCGAGGTCACTTTTCCAGCTGAGCCAGCACGAAGGTCGCTACGGCGTCGTCGGGGCTGAGGGCGAGGGCGCGGCGAGCATGGCTCGCGGCCGAACGGGCGGCGCCCTGCGCCAGC
This region of Polyangiaceae bacterium genomic DNA includes:
- a CDS encoding ATP-binding cassette domain-containing protein — protein: MTTLSLDKIFAAELVGASVALEAGVHVVLGSPSDGTAALVSLVAGTARKKRGTLTLNGEDPLRTPGLRRRVGALLAEEPAVEDATVARHVAAALALRGDAQNADGVLAAFGLQTMAARRPARLSAGERRAVALALALSHAQPLALALHEPLANVAIIPRRTVVEAIASAAARGAVVLCATASPRDAAELGGGVVLLDRGRFVRRPGLPLAAELAPGAGLTLALRTESPRPLAAALSNEDAVAGVELDEHAHPGQLRASGPDADALALAVLRAAQSSGAVIDAIEPVLPSVDDARAATAALWRAAYENAYRAARAPKAEGGAA